A part of Paroedura picta isolate Pp20150507F chromosome 7, Ppicta_v3.0, whole genome shotgun sequence genomic DNA contains:
- the LOC143841688 gene encoding uncharacterized protein LOC143841688: MADPHANYKSSKTRPPSDKKFLHTPKLLSSSIGKAHYGRPPKQRFRVTWKMRRWKTRRPVIHGGGRPVMLLTGCNGSKTQSGGYQDIDAEPRGSEVWSGSLQEDETEKDRMEEKERDGEGRKASVLLEKTAALEDHCLPGSSSVLPFSRELKPETNTGGKGSTWLPPPCQVGGRVGRGGEWSNLPAGRPFTEANTSSTQQTEEKGRKGQISPIIGPHWKSAVYLLAAHFQGRCIRMTLNCSSRGWKTAALHCSLKTS, encoded by the exons ATGGCTGATCCACATGCCAACTACAAAAGTAGCAAAACTAGGCCACCTTCAGACAAGAAGTTTTTACATActccaaag cttctttcttcttctatcgGGAAGGCCCATTATGGACGGCCaccaaaacagcgatttcgggtcacatggaaaatgcggaggtgGAAGACGCGAAGACCGGTTATacatggagggggaagaccgGTTATGCTCTTGACGGggtgcaatggcagcaaaacccagagcggCGGGTATCAAGacatcgatgcggagccaaggggaagcgag GTGTGGTCTGGAagtcttcaggaagatgaaacagagaaagacaggatggaagagaaagaaagagatggggagggaaggaaggcatcagttctcctggagaaaacagctgctttggaagaccaCTGCCTCCCTGGAAGCTCATCTGTACTTCCtttcagcagagagctgaaacctgagaccaacacaggaggcaaaggaagcacctggcttccccccccttgccaggtgggtgggagagtgggaagaggcggagaatggagcaacttaccagcaggaAGGCCTTTCACAGAAGCcaacacctcttccacccagcaaacagaagaaaaaggaagaaaaggacagataagccccatcattggccctcattggaaaagTGCTGTCtacctattggctgcacacttcCAAGGAAGGTGTATCAG GATGACCCTCAACTgctcaagcagaggctggaaaaCAGCTGCATTGCACTGCAGCCTCAAAACCTCCTAA